The genomic window AATAAAAAAAGCGAAAAAGCATTAAAATATAAGGAACTAAGAAAAAGAAAGTATTCGTGAGTTTTTGTCCAATATTAAGGGGTCAATCCGGTTTATCAACTAGGATTTGAAGACATAGAAGACAAGGATAAAAGACAAGCATTTTTCTTAGATACAGATTTTGTGGTAAAGAAATTAAAATAGCTAAGATTTTGAAAAATAGCCTTTTTCGTCAGAAACTCAGTAATTTATTTCACCTGTATTACGATTGATGAATATGTAGAAAAATGTTTTACCCAAAAATATTCCAGAGGCTGAATCTAAAAGAAATGAATATATAACATAGAATTCCAATTTTTGCTTTCAACACATATTAAATATAGTGAAATACTATGTATTGAGGCGAAAAAAATGAAATTTTTCATACCAGATATAGCTTATATTAATCCTAGAAGCTTGGAATATGATGTTGGAAAATTTGCTAAAGAACAATTAAAGAAATTAAATGTCCCAATAATTGAAACTAAAAAAGTTTCAATAGAAGGAAAATCGCCTTACAGGGTGAAAAACCTTTTATGAAAATATTTGTGAATATCGATGAGATAATAGAATTATTAGAAGAACATAATTGGGCAGAGAGTACGGTAAGGAATTTTTTATCTAGAATAATAGATAAAGGATATCTTAAAACAGAAAAGGATGGAAGGAAGAATGTATATATACCTTTAGTTTCTCAGGATTATATAAATAAAAAAAGTAAAGGGATTATTAAAAGGCTTTATGATAATTCTGTAAAAAAATTTGTAGCAGAATTATATGAATCCGATTCCATTGGCCAGAATGATTTATTAGAATTAAAAAAATACTTAGATGAAAAGATAGAAGAAAGGAGGGAAATAAATGGATAAAAAAATATTCTATAATATAATAAAAAAATCAGGTAAACCTCTAGTTTTAGCATTAATACTAGTAATATTGGGTACAAGTTTTTTAATTGGTTGTGAAGCTAAAAAAGAAAAAACCTTAGCAGACAAATTATATAGCTATAAAACTAAATATGTAGGTGACAATTCTAAAGTAGGTGGTATAGTTTCAAATTTAGAATTTCCAAAAGAATATGGTTACAAATCTATGGAGATTTTATCTAAAGAAGAACCCTATGGATTAAAATTATATTTTGATGGAAACACAAATGAAGCTGATATAGATGATTTTAAGTATGACAGTGCAATATTGTTTTCCTTAGTAGATAATTTAGATTATATTACCTATATAATAGAAGAAAATGGTGAGGAAATGGAAATTGGCACTCTTACTAGAGATAATATAGATTCAATGACTACATCTATTTTAGGTATGAAGACTAGTGAATTAGGAAGTAGTAAAAACAAATTCACTAAATTAGTAGAATTTTATAAAGAAATTGAAAGTGAAATAAAAGAGGATAAAGATGATACAAGTCAAATAATTGAATATAATTTAAATGTTTTAGCTAAAAAGAACTCAGAAGCAGATTCTAAAAATTATAAAAACCAAAATGAATATGGAGATATTGTAAAATTAGGGGAGGTAGGCTTAGAGTATATTTTAAGTGAATTTGAAAATGGAAATGTTCAAGATGATCTTAAGGGACAGATTATGAAGGATATTGCAATAGAAATATTAGGTCCAAAAAATAATGTGGAAAATTAT from Proteiniborus ethanoligenes includes these protein-coding regions:
- a CDS encoding BlaI/MecI/CopY family transcriptional regulator: MKIFVNIDEIIELLEEHNWAESTVRNFLSRIIDKGYLKTEKDGRKNVYIPLVSQDYINKKSKGIIKRLYDNSVKKFVAELYESDSIGQNDLLELKKYLDEKIEERREING
- a CDS encoding DUF4825 domain-containing protein, which produces MDKKIFYNIIKKSGKPLVLALILVILGTSFLIGCEAKKEKTLADKLYSYKTKYVGDNSKVGGIVSNLEFPKEYGYKSMEILSKEEPYGLKLYFDGNTNEADIDDFKYDSAILFSLVDNLDYITYIIEENGEEMEIGTLTRDNIDSMTTSILGMKTSELGSSKNKFTKLVEFYKEIESEIKEDKDDTSQIIEYNLNVLAKKNSEADSKNYKNQNEYGDIVKLGEVGLEYILSEFENGNVQDDLKGQIMKDIAIEILGPKNNVENYRELSPTEWYKRLDIIDIVKIEDDSQVFEDKYEELVYKAHYPTKYKKEEDSFTAIALDVKGIYEKDNIIKIYAIVSKNLVVLYDDGKVIDDSGYLMPTVTVYEKKGDAYELIDVIQPRDGSEYAPSIREMCKDKPMMAIKLMNIDHEKINEELRNNVITILKKNGHNNVNMEGF